The Herbaspirillum sp. DW155 genomic interval ACGCCCAGGTCAAGGACATCGCCCGTGGCGGCTACGTGCTGCGCGATGCGGCCGATGCCAAGGTGGTGCTGATCGCTACCGGCTCCGAAATCGAACTGGCCACCAAGGCCGCTGATGCGCTGACTGCCGAAGGCATCGCCGTACGCGTGGTGTCGATGCCCTGCACCGACGTGTTCGACCGCCAGGATTCGGCCTACAAGGCCTCGGTGTTGCCGCGCGGCATCCCGCGCGTGGCCATCGAAGCCGGCGTGACCGCCTTCTGGCACAAGTACGTGGGTCTGGAAGGCGCCGTGGTCGGTATCGACACCTTCGGTGAATCGGCCCCGGCTGGCGTGCTGTTCAAGCACTTCGGCTTTACCGTCGAGAACGTGGTGGCCAAGGCCAAGGCAGTGCTGGCTTGAGCAGTGTGTCGTCCATGACTGAAGAAGTCCTGTTCCGTCGCGCCAGAAAGGGCGATGCGGCCTCCATCGCCGGGGTGCGCATCGATGCCTGGCGCGCCGCCTATCGCGGCCTGGTGCCCGACAGCTATCTCGATCACCTCAAGCCCGAGGAAAGCGTCAAGCTGTGGGAGCAGGTGCTGGAAGCGTCCTCTGACGCCGCCTGCACCTTCGTGGCCGAGAGCGGCGGCGAGATCATCGGCTTCGCCTCCGGCATGACCCTGGCCGAATCGCGCTTCGGCTGCGATGCCGAGCTGACCGCCATCTGCGTGCTGCCCGATGAGCAGCGCAAGGGACTGGGCAAACGCCTCTTGGCCAATGTGGCGGCCACCCTCATCAGTGCCGGCGCGACCGGCCTGATGGCATGGGTGCTGAGCAAGAACGAAGGCGCCGGGGAATTTTTCGAGTCGCTCGGGGCCGAAAGGCTTTATGAACAAACGTTCACCTGGGATGATGGCAGTGAACTCGACGAGATCGGTTTCGTCTGGCGCAAGCTCCACTCCTGAGCGGGTGAGGGCGGTGCCGGATTGATCGGCAGGATCAGCAGGCAAAGAGGGACGGCAAGAACAACTGAACAAAAAGGCCGGAAAAGAAGGATTCATGTCCGACCAGCGGCGCCCAGCGGGTGCAAGCTGTCGGGCAGGTCGCTTTCCCGACTACCGGTTTGCATTGATTTTTACTACTTGAGGAGAAGAGCATGGCAATTCGCGTAGCAATCAACGGTTATGGCCGCATCGGCCGCAATATCCTGCGCGCTCACTACGAAGGCGGCAAGAAGCACGACATCGAGATCGTCGCCATCAACGACCTGGGCGATCCGAAGACCAATGCCCACCTGACCCAGTACGACACCGCCCACGGCAAGTTCCCCGGCACCGTGGCCGTGGATGGCGACTCCATCGTCGTCAACGGCGACCGCATCAAGGTGCTGGCCCAGCGCAACCCCGCCGAGCTGCCCTGGGGCGAGCTGGGTGTGGACGTGGTGCTGGAATGCACCGGCTTCTTCACCACCAAGGAAAAGGCCAGCGCCCACATCAAGGGCGGCGCCAAGAAGGTCATCATCTCCGCGCCGGGCGGCAAGGATGTGGATGCCACCGTCGTCTTCGGCGTCAACCACGGCGTGCTGAAGGCTTCGGACACCGTGATCTCCAACGCCTCTTGCACCACCAACTGCCTGGCCCCGCTGGTGCAGCCGCTGAACGACAAGATCGGTCTGGAAAACGGCCTGATGACCACCGTCCACGCCTACACCAACGATCAGGTGCTCACCGACGTCTATCACGAAGACTTGCGCCGTGCCCGTTCGGCCACCCAGTCCATGATCCCGACCAAGACCGGCGCCGCTGCCGCGGTCGGCCTGGTGCTGCCGGAACTGAACGGCAAGCTGGACGGCTACGCCATCCGCGTGCCGACGATCAACGTGTCCATCGTCGACCTGTCCTTCGTGGCTTCGCGCGACACCACCGTGGATGAAGTCAACGCCATCCTGAAGGCCGCTTCCGAATCCGCTCCGTTGAAGGGCATCCTGACCTACAACACCGACCCGCTGGTTTCGGTGGACTTCAACCACAACCCGGCATCGTCCAACTTCGACGCTACCCTGACCAAGGTGTCCGGCCGTCTGGTGAAGGTGTCGTCCTGGTATGACAACGAGTGGGGCTTCTCCAACCGCATGCTCGACACCACCGTCGCCCTGGCCAACGCCAAGTAAGACGCGTGAACTGGCGCACCGGCCGGAGTTCCCGGCCGGGAGCGTCAATTTCAGGGCTGTTTCGGCTTCTTTTCATCGTATGCAAGCCTGCTTGCCGCGGTGAAAATACACGGATCAGCCTGCAAAAGGATCAGAAGGCTGTTGCGAGCGCTGCTTGCAATGGCCTTTTGTCCATTTGCGCATGGCCTGTCCACAACAAGAGCAACCGACCCAATGAGGGAACGCATGTCAGCAAGCTCCTCCCAGGCCCGCCGCCTGTTGGCCAACCTGGCCCTGATTTCCGCCGTCAGCTTCTCGCTGTCCGCGTGCGACTACATCAGCAGCTTCTCCAAGCCCAAGCAGACCCCGGAAGAGGCCAAGGCCGAAGGCATCGCCCTGGGCGCCGGCTGCCGCCAGGCCGGCCAGAGCCTGGAAGACTGCTACCAGCGCAATCCCGATGCCCTGAAGGCGGGCATTTTCGCCGGCTGGAAGGATATGCACGAATACATGGCCGCCAAGGGCATCCAGACCGTGACGCCGCCTGCGCCGGCCGCCGACGCGCCCAAGGATGACGCCAAGGCCAAGGATGGCAAGGACAAGGACAGCGACCGCAGCAGCCGTGCCCGTGACCGCGACCGCGATTCCACTCGCGACAACGCCCGTTCGCGCGACCGCGAGAGTTCGTCCTCCACGCGCGACAGCAGCACCAGCGACCGCCGTGCCAGCCGCGAAGAGAAGACCCCGCCCAAGTATTGAGCCGGGACGCAAGGCGCAAGCTTTGCGCTCCCCTCCCCCCAGCGCGCTCGCAGGCAAGCCCGCAAACGAAAGCGGGATGGACCCCAATGAGGTCCATCCCGCTTTTTCATTCATGCTCCAGCCGGTGTGTCAGTCGAATACCTGCTGCCACAGCCGGATCACGCAAGCCCGTTCATGTTCCACCCGGATCGCATCGATATGGGCACGTTCCGAGCCCTGCAGGCGGATCTGGTGCTGCAGCTTGCGGAAGATGCGGTAGGCATTGGCCGCTTCGGCCGCCAGCAGCGCGTCAATCAGCCCGAGCTGGCCAGCCAGCTTGAGCAGGGCGATGTTGCCGATGTCGCCGGTCAGTTGCGGATGGTCGCAGGCGTGGCGCAGCACCAGGTATTGCACCATGAACTCGATGTCGATCATGCCGCCTTCATCGTGCTTGAGGTCGAACATCTGGCTGCGGTTGGGGTGAGCGTCGCGCATGCGGCGGCGCATGGACATGACCTCTTCTTCCAGCTTGTTCACATCGCGCGGCTGGCGCAGCACCCGTTCGCGCAGCGCCTCGAAGCGCTCGCCGATGGCGGTGTCGCCGGCGCAGAAGCGGGCACGGGTGAGCGCCTGGTGTTCCCAGATCCAGGCGGCATTCAACTGGTATTTTTCAAACGACGAGACCGGCGAGACCAGCAAGCCGCTGGCGCCATCCGGGCGCAGGGCGACGTCGATGTCGAACAGGGTGCCGGCCGGGGTATGGCTGGTCATCCAGGTGATGAAGCGCTGCGCCAGCTTGGCGTAGAGGGCGGGGGCTTCCTGGTCGTCGTCATCGTAGAGGAAGACCACATCCAGGTCCGAGGCATAGCCCAGTTCCTTGCCGCCCAGCTTGCCGTAGGCGATCACGGCAAAGCGTGGCACCTCGCGGTGGCGCTGGGCGATGGTCTGCCAGACCGCCTCGACGGTGACCTGCACCAGCACGTCAGCCAGGGCCGAGAGTTCGTCGGCCAGCTTTTCCACCGACAGGTCGCCCTCCAGATCCTGGGCCAGCAGGCGGAACAGTTCGGCATGGTGCAGTTCGCGCAGGATGTCGAGCTGGCGTTCGGTATCGCCTTCGGCCGTGGCCAGCTGGCGGCGGCAGGTGTCGGCAAAGGCGTTCCAGTCGGAGGCGACCTTGAGGTTGCGGTCGTCCAGCAGTTCGTCCAGCAGCAGCGGATGGCGCGTGAGGTAGGTGGCGGCCCAGCCGCTGGCCCCGATCATGCGCACCAGGCGCTGCAGGGCATAGGGATATTCGGTGAGCAGGGCCAGATAGGCCGCGCGCCGGGCGATCGCTTCGAGGAAGTCGAGCAGCCGGCCCAGCGCCGGCAACTGGTCGTAATGCAGTGCCGCCAGTAGCGGCAGGCCGTTGTTGATGACGGTATTGAGGCGGTTGCGGCTGGCCTCGGGCAGGCTTTGCATGCGCGGCGACTGCCAGGTCAGGTGCAGGCGGCGTGCGCCATCCTCGATGTCTTCCTCGGGGAAACCGACCAGGCGCAGGGCATCGGCCAGGCCTTCGAGGCTGTCGTTGTCGCTGACCATCACCGTGGGGCCATCGCCGTCGCCCTCGGACTGCTTGTCGGCAAAGATGGCGTCGAATTGCGTGGCCACGATGGCGCGCTGGCGTTCCAGTTCATGCAGCAGGGCGGCGCTGTCGGCATAGCCCATCATGTTGGCCACCAGCATCAGGTCGTCGGGATTGACGGGCAGGGTGTGGGTCTGCGCGTCTTCCAGATATTGCAGGCGGTGCTCCAGGTCGCGCAGGAAGGTATAGGCCTCCAGCAACTGGTCCACCACTTCGGCTGCCAGCAGGTCCTTGGCGGCCAGGGTGCGCAGGGTGGTGCGGGTGGAACGGTCGCGCAGGTCGGGATCGCGGCCGCCGCGAATGAGCTGGAATACCTGGCTGGTGAATTCGATCTCGCGGATGCCGCCGCGTCCCAGCTTGACGTTGTTGCTGCGGTCCGGGTGCAGGGCTTCCTGGCGCTTGACCTCGGCGCGAATCTGGCCGTGCATCGAGCGCAGCGCATCGATGGAGCCGAAGTCCAGATAGCGGCGGAAGATGAAGGGCCGGCTGATCGCTTCCAGCGTGGCGATGTCCTCGGCCGTGCCGGTCAGGGCGCGTGCCTTGGTCCAGGCATAGCGCTCCCATTCACGGCCCTGGCGCACCAGGTATTCCTCGACCATGTTGAAGCTGGCCACCAGCGGGCCGGAGTTGCCATTGGGGCGCAGCGCCATGTCGACCCGGAAGGTGAAGCCGTCTTCGGTGATCTCGGCCAGCGCGCCGATGAGCTTCTTGCCCAGGCGCACGAAGAATTCATGGTTGGACAAGGACTTCTGGCCGGCCTCGGCCCGGGTATCGCCATCTTCCGGGTAGACGAAGATGAGGTCGATGTCGGAAGAAACGTTCAGTTCGCCCCCGCCCAGCTTGCCCATGCCCAGCACGATCATTTCTTGCGGGCGTGCGGATTCTTCTCCGATCGGCATGCCATACAGGGCGACCTGCTCCTGCATCAGGGCAGCCAGATGGGTTTGCACGGCGAAGTCGGCAAAACGGGTCATGGTGGCGACCACTTCGTCCAGGTCGGCACGGCCATCCAGGTCGCGCGTGATGAGGCTGCAGATGATGAGGTTGCGCAGGCGCCGCATCGCCGCCGGCAAGGGCAGACCGGCCTCCAGGCTGCGCGCCAGGTAATGTTGCATGGCGGCGCGGTCCATCGGCTGCGCAGCGGCTTCGGCCACCAGTGCCGGACGGGCCGGATCGGCCTGGGTCCAGCGGGTGTAATAGCGGGAGGTGGCGGCGCCGACCAGGGAAGGATGATGAACAGGCATAAGAAACCGCAATGCTCCACGACAATGTAAAAGGAAGAAAACCACGGCTGCCCCTGCTTCAGGGCGGCCCGGGCGATGCCGACAAACGAGGCAAGGCTGCCATCCACCGCAATGGCAGCTGACGTTGAACTGACGATCTGCCTGAAGAGAAGCGAATCCGAGGATTCTAGCCTCCCTTTTTAAACTTATCGCCGGTTTTGCCCCTCATAGCCCCTTTGCCAAGATGGCATGGGCTGGTTTTCCATGCGATCATGTTACCTGCCCGATTCCATTTTTCCGCCGAGCCGCCTTGCAACCTGATGTCCCAAGAACAACATAACGCCGCACCCAAGCCTGGCCGTTGGGCGCTGTGCTGGCGACTTGCACGGGGCAGCTATCGGCGCCTGAACCGGGCCACCCACCACGTACTGGGCTTTACGCTGAAGCTGCTGCTGGCAGCTTATTTCGTCTTTTGCGCGCTGTTCCTGGTGCTGCGCTATGCGGTGCTGCCCGAAATCGGCCACTACAAGCCGCGTATCGAAGCCCTGGTGTCGCACCAGATCGGGCGCGCCGTCAGCATCGAGGCCATCGATGCGTCCTGGAGCGGCCTGCGTCCGCAGCTCTCCCTGACCAATCTCACCGTCCACGACCAGCAAGGCGAGCCGGCCCTGAGCCTGCCGCGCGTCTCTGCCACCTTGTCCTGGAGCAGCGTGCTGGTGGCCGGCTTGCAGATGCAAAACCTCAGCATCGAAGGCGCCGATCTGGCGATCCGGCGCGATGCCGCCGGCAAGTTCTTCGTGGCCGGCATTCCGGTGCCGTCCGGCGGCGATGGCAGCAGCCTGGACTGGCTGCTGTCGCAGCGCGAGATCGTGATCCGTCATAGCAAGCTGCGCTGGGATGACGAATTGCGCCGTGCGCCTGAACTGGTGCTGGAAGACGTCAACCTGGTGCTGTACAACCGCTGGCTGCACCATCGTGTGTCGCTGCGTGCGATCCCGCCGCAGGACATGGCCGCACCCCTGGATGTACGGGCCGACTTCAGTCATCCGGCCTTCTCGCGCAGTTCCGACATCACCCGCTGGAAAGGCGTGCTCTACACCGACCTGCGCAATACCGACCTGTCGGTCTGGCGCGCCTGGTTCGACTACCCCATCGCCATCAACAGCGGCCGCGGCTCGGTGCGGGCCTGGCTGACACTGGACCATGCCAAGGTCGCCAATTTCACCGCCGATCTCAGCCTGACCGATTTCAATGCCCGCCTGTCGCGCCAGCTCGAGCCGCTTTCGCTCAAACGCGTCAATGGCCGCATCGCCGCCAGCGAAGCCCTGGGCGCCAATCCCGAGGATGGTGTGCCCACCTTTGGTACCAATGGTCATCAGGTGACCCTGACGGATTTCTCCATCGAGACCCCGGACGGATTCGTGCTGCCGCCGACCTCGGTGGCCGAGAGCTATGAACCGGCCACGCCGCTGAAGGCTGAGCGCACCAGCGTCAAGGCCACCTACCTGAACCTGGAAACCTTGTCGCAACTGGCGGCCCGGCTGCCGCTGGCGCCCTCGCAG includes:
- the gap gene encoding type I glyceraldehyde-3-phosphate dehydrogenase; the encoded protein is MAIRVAINGYGRIGRNILRAHYEGGKKHDIEIVAINDLGDPKTNAHLTQYDTAHGKFPGTVAVDGDSIVVNGDRIKVLAQRNPAELPWGELGVDVVLECTGFFTTKEKASAHIKGGAKKVIISAPGGKDVDATVVFGVNHGVLKASDTVISNASCTTNCLAPLVQPLNDKIGLENGLMTTVHAYTNDQVLTDVYHEDLRRARSATQSMIPTKTGAAAAVGLVLPELNGKLDGYAIRVPTINVSIVDLSFVASRDTTVDEVNAILKAASESAPLKGILTYNTDPLVSVDFNHNPASSNFDATLTKVSGRLVKVSSWYDNEWGFSNRMLDTTVALANAK
- the glnE gene encoding bifunctional [glutamate--ammonia ligase]-adenylyl-L-tyrosine phosphorylase/[glutamate--ammonia-ligase] adenylyltransferase, translated to MPVHHPSLVGAATSRYYTRWTQADPARPALVAEAAAQPMDRAAMQHYLARSLEAGLPLPAAMRRLRNLIICSLITRDLDGRADLDEVVATMTRFADFAVQTHLAALMQEQVALYGMPIGEESARPQEMIVLGMGKLGGGELNVSSDIDLIFVYPEDGDTRAEAGQKSLSNHEFFVRLGKKLIGALAEITEDGFTFRVDMALRPNGNSGPLVASFNMVEEYLVRQGREWERYAWTKARALTGTAEDIATLEAISRPFIFRRYLDFGSIDALRSMHGQIRAEVKRQEALHPDRSNNVKLGRGGIREIEFTSQVFQLIRGGRDPDLRDRSTRTTLRTLAAKDLLAAEVVDQLLEAYTFLRDLEHRLQYLEDAQTHTLPVNPDDLMLVANMMGYADSAALLHELERQRAIVATQFDAIFADKQSEGDGDGPTVMVSDNDSLEGLADALRLVGFPEEDIEDGARRLHLTWQSPRMQSLPEASRNRLNTVINNGLPLLAALHYDQLPALGRLLDFLEAIARRAAYLALLTEYPYALQRLVRMIGASGWAATYLTRHPLLLDELLDDRNLKVASDWNAFADTCRRQLATAEGDTERQLDILRELHHAELFRLLAQDLEGDLSVEKLADELSALADVLVQVTVEAVWQTIAQRHREVPRFAVIAYGKLGGKELGYASDLDVVFLYDDDDQEAPALYAKLAQRFITWMTSHTPAGTLFDIDVALRPDGASGLLVSPVSSFEKYQLNAAWIWEHQALTRARFCAGDTAIGERFEALRERVLRQPRDVNKLEEEVMSMRRRMRDAHPNRSQMFDLKHDEGGMIDIEFMVQYLVLRHACDHPQLTGDIGNIALLKLAGQLGLIDALLAAEAANAYRIFRKLQHQIRLQGSERAHIDAIRVEHERACVIRLWQQVFD
- a CDS encoding GNAT family N-acetyltransferase — translated: MTEEVLFRRARKGDAASIAGVRIDAWRAAYRGLVPDSYLDHLKPEESVKLWEQVLEASSDAACTFVAESGGEIIGFASGMTLAESRFGCDAELTAICVLPDEQRKGLGKRLLANVAATLISAGATGLMAWVLSKNEGAGEFFESLGAERLYEQTFTWDDGSELDEIGFVWRKLHS